In a single window of the Littorina saxatilis isolate snail1 linkage group LG5, US_GU_Lsax_2.0, whole genome shotgun sequence genome:
- the LOC138966464 gene encoding dynein axonemal intermediate chain 3-like isoform X4, giving the protein MADEEQPPPPVVSDKEKETAQEEEKEKDTAAADKPAADKPAAADKPAAADKPAAADKPAAADKPAAADKPAAANKPAAADKPATPKKPATPRKGSPKPTSKPASPKSRASPQPPAGKPAAKGGKAEKGKKAEPGKPGSGGSKKAKEEPKPEPPPPTGDEEEKDDGKLPENCAPLFMTAQTQEIFHCQCDVDVTEDNPIKIITKQEIIDDMRMRAAISDFSAFKQQMIDYPGDEILIVYDCEFKYGQNFYIALTEEAKELILNPPDEVREGEEGEDGEAEEEVVYTYTPPEAKEWKSLGSEKAIKEENVQETRGKLKVSVKRLRRHFGAPCSFTNRNSGDTKQGVIECTAYDDKTFDLKKIELNTATQAVPDQTETGTQTEWKYPRNACTQYYPREFSAVELEEIEMSKELNQFVKNVEPRFKLALQQNAIMNVFYDDWVNLGDADDAFGSKADSHLKEYQSFTDLNFSKDKTITCIQWHPTIKGVVAVAIAERLTFDERIDQAAKVIMTPSLILIWSFTDPIHPQLILEAPEDIFCFSFCPTDHNIIAGGCYNGQVIMWDVSAHGDRLKAPRGGNRNKRLNVLPGFEDPNALKTPIVRYCAVSSIEHGHKAAITDIQWLPDHLILSRLGVPTENKSGQCCQVMTCATDNCVLFWDTRPPKGAQAKDDEKGLKNPMGVPNTFKHLDLLWKPMLKMHLSKSEPGGDHAPIKFSMQERQGDRSALGKAQEYGEKDMAGTMGGAFSAGIKPGSGKERTLQGVQTSLYVGTEDGEVVYGDWMPQKDQDSGKLQTPKPSYYHTLHDGPIVSLQRSPFLKEVVLSVGGWTWAMWKEGVSSGPILHAAAAAGRLSAGYRCRRCGEMEEGRHLLSSQPVL; this is encoded by the exons ATGGCAGACGAAGAACAACCACCTCCTCCTGTGGTCTCAGACAAAGAGAAGGAAACCGcacaagaagaagagaaggagaag GACACAGCAGCAGCAGACAAGCCAGCAGCAGACAAGCCAGCAGCTGCAGACAAGCCAGCAGCTGCAGACAAGCCAGCAGCTGCAGACAAGCCAGCAGCTGCAGACAAGCCAGCAGCTGCAGACAAGCCAGCAGCTGCAAACAAGCCAGCAGCTGCAGACAAGCCAGCAACACCAAAAAAGCCGGCAACACCGAGAAAGGGCAGCCCAAAGCCAACCAGCAAACCGGCAAGTCCCAAAAGTCGTGCCAGCCCACAGCCTCCTGCTGGCAAACCGGCAGCCAAGGGGGGCAAGGCAGAGAAAGGCAAAAAAG CAGAACCTGGAAAACCAGGCAGTGGTGGAA GTAAAAAAGCCAAGGAGGAACCTAAACCAGAACCTCCACCCCCCACTGGAGATGAGGAAGAGAAAGATGACG GCAAGCTGCCAGAGAACTGCGCCCCGCTGTTCATGACGGCCCAGACACAGGAAATCTTCCACTGCCAGTGCGACGTGGACGTGACGGAGGACAACCCCATCAAGATCATCACCAAGCAGGAGATCATCGATGACATGCGCATGAGGGCCGCCATCTCTGACTTCAGCGCCTTCAAGCAGCAGATGATC GATTACCCTGGGGATGAGATTCTGATTGTGTACGACTGCGAGTTCAAGTACGGGCAGAACTTCTACATTGCACTCACCGAGGAGGCGAAAGAACTCATCCTCAAT CCTCCAGACgaagtgagagagggggaggagggagaggatgGGGAAGCAGAGGAGGAAGTGGTTTACACCTACACTCCCCCAGAGGCCAAGGAATGGAAGTCACTGGGCAGCGAGAAGGCGATCAAGGAGGAGAATGTGCAGGAGACCAGGGGAAAG CTGAAGGTTTCTGTGAAGAGACTTCGCCGCCACTTTGGCGCCCCCTGCAGCTTTACAAACCGTAATTCTGGCGACACAAAGCAGGGCGTTATCGAGTGCACGGCATATGATGACAAGACCTTTGACCTGAAGAAAATTGAGCTGAACACTGCCACTCAG GCGGTGCCAGACCAGACCGAGACAGGAACGCAGACAGAGTGGAAGTACCCCCGGAACGCCTGCACGCAGTACTATCCCCGCGAGTTCTCCGCTGTGGAACTGGAGGAGATTGAGATGTCAAAGGAGCTCAACCAGTTTGTGAAGAACGTGGAACCAAG GTTCAAGCTGGCCCTGCAACAGAATGCCATCATGAACGTTTTCTACGACGACTGGGTCAACCTGGGGGATGCTGATGATGCTTTCGGCAGCAAGGCTGACAGCCATCTCAAG GAGTACCAGTCCTTCACAGACCTCAACTTCAGCAAGGACAAGACGATTACTTGCATACAGTGGCATCCAACTATTAAGG GTGTGGTGGCTGTGGCTATTGCTGAGCGGCTGACCTTTGACGAGCGCATCGACCAGGCCGCAAAGGTCATCATGACACCATCTCTCATTCTCATCTGGAGTTTCACAGACCCTATACACCCCCAG CTTATTTTGGAAGCTCCAGAAGACATTTTCTGTTTTTCGTTCTGCCCCACCGACCACAACATAATAGCGGGTGGCTGTTACAACGGTCAGGTGATCATGTGGGATGTCTCTGCCCATGGTGACCGACTGAAAGCTCCTCGTGGGGGAAACCGCAACAAGCGTCTCAATGTCTTG CCTGGTTTTGAAGATCCAAATGCTCTCAAGACACCCATTGTTCGCTACTGTGCCGTCTCCAGCATAGAACATGGCCACAAAGCTGCCATAACAGACATCCAGTGGTTGCCGGATCACTTGATC CTGAGTCGTTTGGGTGTACCGACGGAGAACAAGTCAGGACAGTGTTGTCAGGTGATGACTTGCGCCACAGATAA ctgtgtgttgttttgggACACGCGACCACCCAAAGGAGCACAGGCGAAGGATGACGAGAAGGGACTGAAGAACCCAATGGGTGTGCCCAACACCTTCAAACACCTCGACCTCCTATGGAAACCTATGCTGAAG ATGCATCTGAGCAAATCCGAACCTGGAGGGGACCACGCACCCATCAAATTCTCCATGCAGGAGAGGCAGGGCGACAGATCAGCAT TGGGCAAAGCCCAAGAATACGGGGAAAAAGACATGGCAGGCACCATGGGAGGGGCGTTCAGTGCGGGAATCAAGCCAGGCTCTGGCAAGGAACGCACTCTGCAGGGAGTGCAGACCAGCCTCTACGTTGGAACAGAG GATGGGGAAGTTGTCTATGGTGACTGGATGCCTCAGAAAGACCAGGATTCGGGAAAACTGCAAA CTCCCAAGCCATCCTACTATCACACATTACATGACGGCCCCATCGTTTCCCTGCAACGTTCACCTTTCTTGAAGGAGGTGGTGCTTAGCGTGGGCGGATGGACGTGGGCTATGTGGAAGGAgggtgtcagt AGTGGTCCCATTCTTCACGCCGCGGCTGCTGCAGGGCGCCTGAGTGCAGGTTACAGGTGTAGACGATGTGGGGAGATGGAGGAGGGGAGGCATTTATTGTCATCTCAGCCCGTCCTTTAG